The nucleotide sequence CCTGTATTGGTACGTTTTAGCAAACAAACCGGTACGGTGGTGGGCTTGCATGATATAGAAGGCAATATGACCTATGATAAACTTACCGTTGTAGAAGTAGATAACGACGGCAACTATGTGGTAGGCGGTGCTTTTAAAAGTAATTTATTTGGTACGCACCCCACTATAAACATGCTGGTAACCAATGGTCATTACGATTTCTTTGTAGCCAAACTGGCAGCCAGTGTATGCGGTACTACGGTAAGCAACAAAGAGTTTAACAACATTACCGTAAATGTGTACCCTAACCCAACCACCGATATTGTAAACATAGAAACACAGGAAACCCTGCAAAACTACGAGGTGTACAACGTACTGGGGCAACAAATACAGAAAGGCAACTTTAACGGCAACACCCAAATAAACTTACACGGTGCAACCGCAGGTACCTACTTTGTAAAAGTAACCACCACCCAAGGCAGTAGTGCTACGGTAAAAGTGGTTAAGAAGTAGTTTTCTTAATAGTAGAATGTATATTGTATTAACGTATAATATACATTCTATTTTAAAACACCAACCCACTTATTCCCTCCTTGAGGAGGGTTAGGGAGGTGTAAACAAATCAACGATTCAACAACATACATAATTATGAAAAATAAACTACATAAAAATAATACCCCTTGTCATTCCGAACGAAGTGAGGGATCTCATTCTCTAATTCGCAAATTACCTCATTGGCTAATTTTCTCATTCTTATTCATCAGCCTATCGGGTTACGCCCAAAACTACCAATGGGACTGGGCAATAAACGGTGGCGGTAGTTTAGGTGAAAGCGGCTGGTCTTACACGGTTGAACAAGTGTTTGATGTACAGGTAGGAACCGACGATAATTACTATTTTATAGCCCAAATAAAAAGTGGTACCTCACAATTAGGTGGGCAGCCGGTAACAGTATATGGCAACCAAATGGGCGGTAACGATATTTTTATTTTCTCCACTACCTGCGATGGACAAGTACGCTGGAGCCAGGCAATTGGGGGGGGGGGGCTCTTTGATGCTGCCTATAACATTGCGTTAGACGACAAGAACAATGTATATGTGGGTGCTAGTGTAAGTTTAGGCAATACTACTTATCCGGTACGTTTTAGCCCCACGGAAGCTTTACCAGCACCTCCAAATAATCTAAATACTATAAGCGATGGTTGGAAAACCCACTTTTTGGTTAAATATAATAGTAGCGGACAATTTCAGTGGAGAAAAGCGTTGCAAGGAGATGTAAATGGTCTAACTTACAATACTACTATATTATATGATTTATTGATAGACAGTAACAATATAATTCATTTTATAGCAGGATTTAAAGCAGGTACATTTTTAGATGGAAACCTAATTGTACCGTTTACAGTAACAGGTTCTCAACATCATTTAATTAAGTATGATACTAATGGGAATTATATAAGTAATGTACAACTACCAATGGCAGATGGTTCTTTTTTTGTACCACCAAGCTATACTTTTAGATACGACGAACCCCGCAACCGCTATCTTATAGGTGGCTTTCGTTCAAGGGTAAATGCCAATGAAGACATCCCATTAACTTACGGTGGCACCGCGTTTACCGAAAATGCTTATATACTAGCTATAAACGCCACCAACGGCAACGAACTATGGCGCCGTGAGATGGCATCTAGTGGCAACTTTCAAGATAACCGCATCTACGATTTAGTGGTTGACAATGCTAATGGTGATGTATATATTAGCGGCAAACTTGTTGCAACGGGACAACCTGGTGAAGATATTAAAATAAAAGATCCTAAAAACCTTACCGCAACACCCTATACTTTTAATATTTCCGTTTGGGGCAACATGCCTTTTATCGCCAAGTTAAACAGCAACGGGACCACTCAATGGGCACGTACGCCTACAGGCTATAATTGGACTGGTGCCCAAACAGGAGATTATTGGGGTTTTGGTATGGCACTGCGTAACAACGAGGTAGCCTTTGCTACTATGGGCAGCCATACTATTTGGGATGGGTTTAGCATAAACCGCCCGCAAGGCCATCAAAGCGACCCGTTATTAATGCGTTTTAACAAACAAACCGGAGCGGTTGTAGGTATGCACGATATAGAAGGCAGTACCGGTAATAACCATATGTTAACCGCCGTAGCTGTAGATAACGACGGCAACTATGTGGTAGGCGGTTGCTACCAGGGTAATTTGTTTACAGGCGGTGGCAGCGTTGGTTTATTAGGCGCTATTGGCAAATACGATTTTTTTGTAGCCAAGCTGGCAGCCAGCGTTTGCGGTACACCTGTAAGCAATGAAGAGTTTAACAAACTAAACGTAAATGTGTACCCTAACCCAACTACCGATATAGTAAACATAGAAACCGCAGAAACCTTAGAAAGTTACACGGTTTACAACATCGCAGGTCAACAAGTGCAAAAAGGTCTGTTTAATAGCAACAACCAAATAAACCTGCATGGTGCAGCAGCCGGTACCTACTTTATAAAGGTAACCACCACACAAGGCAGTACTGCTACGGTAAAAGTGGTTAAAAAGTAGTTTTCTTAATAGTAGAATGTATATTGTATTAACGTATAATATACATTCTATTTTAAAACACAAACACCCCCACAACCCCCTCAAGGGGGCAATAAGTGAATTCCCTCCTTGAGGAGGGCTAGGGAGGTGTAAACAAATCAACGATTAATCGATTCAACAAAATATACAATTATGCAAAAAAAAACAACTACATAAAGAAATCTTCTAATTATTAACTTTAATTTTTTTGTAACTACAAAACAAATAATTTGTAACATTTTACCTCATTTGCATACTAACAGAAAAGATTAAATAACAAATAAAGAAATGAATTTTTTTAAAAACGTACTGGCAACATTTGTAGGAATCATCCTGTTTTGTATGATGTCTTTTTTCTTGTTGCTAATTGTAGGTGTAGTTGCAGCGGCAGGTTCAGGTGGATCGTCAAAATCAACAAAGAGCAATTCAATCATTAAGTTAGATTTAGAAGATGTTTCCAACGATTATGGCGGAAGTGTTTATATTGAAGATTTCGATTATAAAGAAACCAATAACGACGGTTTGATAAACGTTTTACAGGCAATTGAATATGCCAAAACCGATGATAAAATTAAAGGGATTTCAATAGAAAATAATGCTTCTTATTTAGGATTAACACAACGCAAAGCAATTGTTGATAAATTGAATGAATTTAAGAAAACCGGTAAATTCGTTGTAGCTTATTCCGATTTTTACACGCAAGGCGAATATTATTTGGCATCGGTAGCCGATACGGTTTATATGAACCCAATGGGAAGTATTGATTTTAAAGGTTTGGCTTCTGAGGTTTTGTATATGAAAGATTTACAGGAAAAAACCGGAATTAAAATGGAAGTTATCCGTCACGGAAAATACAAAAGTGCCGTTGAACCGTTTTTACAGCAGCATATGAGTGATGAAAACCGTGAGCAGTTAACCGTTCTTTTAAACTCTATGTGGGATGCTTACGTGGGCGACGTTGCTAAAAACCGTAAAATTTCGGTTGAAACCTTAAACGATATTGCAACCAACTTAAATGCACGTAATGCAAATTTGGCACTGCAGAATAAGTTAATCGATAAAATTGCATACATCGATCAATATCAAAACGGAATTAAAAAAGCATTAAACATAAAATATGACGATGACATCAACGAAATTGATATTTTAGATTACATTGACGATGTTAATTTAAATATCAAGAAAATTTCTGCCAAAGACCAAATCGCAGTTGTTTTTGCACAAGGCGAAATTAAGGACGGCGAAGGAAATGTAAATACAATTGGCGAAGGTTCTATTAACCGTGCGTTGAAGGCAGCCCGTAAAAACGACAAAATTAAAGCGGTTGTTTTACGTGTAAATTCCCCTGGTGGAAGTGCCTTGACATCAGATATCATCTGGCGTGAAATTGAGCTGACTAAAAAAGTGAAACCCGTAATTGTTTCAATGGGCGATGTAGCTGCATCGGGCGGATATTACATTTCGTGCAACGCAAACAAAATTTTTGCCGAACCAGGTACCATAACAGGAT is from Flavobacterium dauae and encodes:
- the sppA gene encoding signal peptide peptidase SppA, producing the protein MNFFKNVLATFVGIILFCMMSFFLLLIVGVVAAAGSGGSSKSTKSNSIIKLDLEDVSNDYGGSVYIEDFDYKETNNDGLINVLQAIEYAKTDDKIKGISIENNASYLGLTQRKAIVDKLNEFKKTGKFVVAYSDFYTQGEYYLASVADTVYMNPMGSIDFKGLASEVLYMKDLQEKTGIKMEVIRHGKYKSAVEPFLQQHMSDENREQLTVLLNSMWDAYVGDVAKNRKISVETLNDIATNLNARNANLALQNKLIDKIAYIDQYQNGIKKALNIKYDDDINEIDILDYIDDVNLNIKKISAKDQIAVVFAQGEIKDGEGNVNTIGEGSINRALKAARKNDKIKAVVLRVNSPGGSALTSDIIWREIELTKKVKPVIVSMGDVAASGGYYISCNANKIFAEPGTITGSIGVFGMIPNFKDVAEKFGVNSEVVTTHENALGHSSFKDMSPKYRETITESIEIIYDTFISRVAEGRKMDKTKVDEIAQGRVWTGTMAKELGLVDELGSLDDAITYAAKLVNSTNYKVSLYPEYKIELNDLFRKFLGLSVSSVKEEVIKNEIGAENYELLQRMNYIKQSEGVQAMLPYQLNIK
- a CDS encoding T9SS type A sorting domain-containing protein; this encodes MKNKLHKNNTPCHSERSEGSHSLIRKLPHWLIFSFLFISLSGYAQNYQWDWAINGGGSLGESGWSYTVEQVFDVQVGTDDNYYFIAQIKSGTSQLGGQPVTVYGNQMGGNDIFIFSTTCDGQVRWSQAIGGGGLFDAAYNIALDDKNNVYVGASVSLGNTTYPVRFSPTEALPAPPNNLNTISDGWKTHFLVKYNSSGQFQWRKALQGDVNGLTYNTTILYDLLIDSNNIIHFIAGFKAGTFLDGNLIVPFTVTGSQHHLIKYDTNGNYISNVQLPMADGSFFVPPSYTFRYDEPRNRYLIGGFRSRVNANEDIPLTYGGTAFTENAYILAINATNGNELWRREMASSGNFQDNRIYDLVVDNANGDVYISGKLVATGQPGEDIKIKDPKNLTATPYTFNISVWGNMPFIAKLNSNGTTQWARTPTGYNWTGAQTGDYWGFGMALRNNEVAFATMGSHTIWDGFSINRPQGHQSDPLLMRFNKQTGAVVGMHDIEGSTGNNHMLTAVAVDNDGNYVVGGCYQGNLFTGGGSVGLLGAIGKYDFFVAKLAASVCGTPVSNEEFNKLNVNVYPNPTTDIVNIETAETLESYTVYNIAGQQVQKGLFNSNNQINLHGAAAGTYFIKVTTTQGSTATVKVVKK